AACGACTGTAGAATGTCGGATATCGCCGACGCCGCCGGCTTGGCCAGGGGAACCGCGTACCTTTATTTTAGAAGCAAGGAACAGCTCATGCTGAGCATGTACAAGCTATATTCCTCGAGAATGCTCGAGAGCCAAAAGGCCATGCTAGCCAAAGCGGGACATTTGACCGCCCGGCAACTCCTCGAGCGCGCGTGCCACGCCTGCCTGCGTTCTGGAATCAAGCACCGCCGGACTTTTGGCTTGTGGTTTCAATTTCTTGCGTTGGGATCATCACCGTCGTTGGGAAAAACCGTTCGCAAGACCCTCGCGGAAACCTACCGCGGGCACAGCGCCTATTTTGAGGACTTGGTCGAGAAGGGCAAGCTTTCCGGGGAATTTCACAAGCATGCGAACAGCCGCGCCGTGGCTGCCGCCATGGTGGGCT
The Verrucomicrobiia bacterium genome window above contains:
- a CDS encoding TetR/AcrR family transcriptional regulator — encoded protein: MAKKRDDSGMQSKLMNAAMTAFARKGLNDCRMSDIADAAGLARGTAYLYFRSKEQLMLSMYKLYSSRMLESQKAMLAKAGHLTARQLLERACHACLRSGIKHRRTFGLWFQFLALGSSPSLGKTVRKTLAETYRGHSAYFEDLVEKGKLSGEFHKHANSRAVAAAMVGLLEGLMIRQYADPELTDLATDYSSLVGLILDGIST